GTCGCGGCAGTGGTCGTTGCCGCGGTGTAGAACGCGGTCTCGCCTTGCAGGTACTGGTCCTTCGACAGCGTGCTGCCCGGTCGGTAGTGGGTGTAGTCGATGAGGGCATCGGTCGTCTCCCACAAGCGCTGCTCGCCGAGCGACTGGATTGCCCTCAGCAACGACACTCCGACCACCTGGAGCTGGTTCTGCACGTTGGCCAGGTTGACGGAGATGGAACCGGCCTGCTCCTTCACCTGCTGGACGTCCGCGCCGATCCGGTTGAACTGAGCCACCATCGCGCCGTAGAGCGTGTCCAGCTTGCGATCCACGCGGTCGAACTGCTTGTCCAGATGAACGCGCAGATCCGCGATCTGGGCCTTCAGGTCCTCGATCCCTTTGATGACCTGTCCCTCCAGGCCCCCGCCGGCACCGGCGAACAGCGTGACCAGCGTGCTGATCGCGCCGATGAAGTTGCCGGTCAGGCCGACCGCCGCGAGCGAGAAGACGGTGTTCACCATCTGGGCCGAGGTGATCACCTTGTTGACCGCCTCGGCGATCTGGATCGCGCCGTCGCCGAACAGCTTGATCTGCCGTCCGAGATCCTTGTCGACCACGCCCGCCAGGAACGCCAGCCCGGTCAGACCGGCCTTGGCGTCGTTGATCCGCGCTTCCCGCTCGTCGGCGGCCTTCTTCGCCGCGGCGCGCTGTTCCGGCGTCGGCTCCGGGGTCGACGTGCCGGGCGGCCGGTCCTCGAAGGCCTGGGTGAGGACGCCGAGGTCCTGCTTGCGATCGGCGTACAGCTTGTCCGTCAGAACCTTGAACTGGTCGGTGGTGGCCTGCCGGTACTCCTTCGGATTTCCTTGCTGGGAAAGGATCTTCGGGAAGTCCAAGGTGTTCTTCAACTGGTCCGTGCCGGCCAGCGTGGTCCCGCTCGCGGACGCGCTGACACCGAGCGGTGCGCCGAGCGTCGCGTTCCAGCCGCTGTTGAAGGCGGCATCCGCGCGAGCCTTCTGGGCCACGGCCGCCCAGACGGCGGTGCGTGCGCCGGCGTACTCGGCGTTCCAGCCGATCTGCTGCTGTGCTCCGCTGATCCGGTCCGGTGCCTTGCCGGACTCGGACGGGTCGTTCGTGCCGACGATCGAGAAGATCAGCTTGGTCAGGTTGGGCCCGGCCGGCTCCGCGTCGGCTGTGGTCCGCACCGCCTCGATGGCCGCACCGACCGCCTCGGCGGCGTTCCGGGTCCACAGATAGTCGGCGACCTTCGTGTCGATCCGCTCGCCGGTCTTGCTCAGGTGATCGGCGATCTGGTCCGCCGTGGCCGCCGGATGGGTCGCCCGCCAGTCCAGCAGTTCGGCGCTGGTGACCAGGTCCCTCGGCTCCTGCTTGTCGGCGACCACCAGATAGCTGCCCAGCAGTGCGTCGGCCAGTCCGTCCGGGTCGACCATCGCCGCCCGCACGCTCGCCTCAGCAGGCCGGATCCCGAGCAGTCCGGTCATCACCAGCAACAGCACCATCAGCCCGGCATGTCGCCGTACCCTCGTACTCATTCAACTTCCCCCAAGAAGTCATCACCCCGAACCCATCCGGGCTCCCCAGCAGAGTGACTGGTCGCTCACCCTCCGGACGACCCCTTCACGCCATCTCCGCACGAACGCCATCCTCTGAGTGCACTCCCGGGCAGCCGATGCCTGTACCTGTGGGTACAGTGGGGTGGGTGGAGACGGTGGAGCGGTTGATTCGTAGTACGCAGGAGTTGTTGTGGGAGCGGGGGTATGTGGGGACCTCGCCCAAGGCGATTCAGCGGGCTGCGGACGCCGGGCAGGGCAGCATGTATCACCACTTCACCGGGAAGGCTGAGCTGGCGAAGGCGGCGATCGAGCGGTCGGGGGCCGAGTTGCGGGCGGCTGCTGACGTGCAGTTGACCGGTGAAGGTACGGCGGCCGAGCGGATCAGCGGGTATCTCGGACGAGAGCGGGATGTGCTGCGCGGGTGTCAGGTCGGGCGGCTGGCGGCGGATCCGGAGGTCATTGCGGATCCGGAATTGCGGGCCCCGGTCGCGGAGACGTTCGAGTGGTTGCGCTCCAGGCTGGCCGAGGTGGTTGCTGAGGGCAAGCGTACGGGCGAGTTCCCGGAGTCGCTGGACCCGGAGCGGACCGCCGCGACGATCGCCGCCGTACTGCAGGGTGGGTACGTGCTCGCTCGCGCGGCCGGGTCGACCGAACCGTTCGAGCTCGCCGTCCAAGGACTCGTCGACTTGCTAGGAGCGAAATGAAGATCGGTGCGGTGTTCCCGCAGCTCGAGATCGGCGCGGACCCGAACGTAGTGCGCGACTGGGCGACGACCGTAGAGAACGCCGGGTACAGTCACGCGCTCGCCTACGATCACGTGCTCGGCGCGGATCCGGCGAACCGCCCGGGCTGGACCGGGTACACCGACAAGTCCTTGTTCCACGAGGTTTTCGTGCTGTTCGGCTACCTGGCCGCGATCACCACGGAGCTCGAGCTCGTCACCGGCGTACTCGTGCTGCCGCAGCGCCAGACCGCGCTGGTGGCGAAGCAGGCGGCCGAGGTCGACGTACTGAGCGGCGGCCGGCTCCGCCTCGGCGTCGGCATCGGCTGGAACAAGGTCGAGTACGACGCCCTCGGTGTCCCGTTCGAGAAACGCGGCGCGCGGTTGACCCAGCAGGTCGAGCTGCTGCGCAGGCTGTGGGCGGATCCGGTCATCTCGTACGACGGCACGTTCGATCGGGTCTCCGAGGCCGGGCTGAATCCCTTGCCTGGCAGGGAAATCCCGATCTGGTTCGGCGGCAGCGCGGACGCCGTACTGCGTCGTACCGGGCGGATCGGCGACGGGTGGATGCCGCAATCGCCGCCCGACGAGAACGCTCGCCAGCAGATCGCGATGATGCGCGAGGCCGCAGAAACAGCAGGCCGCGATCCGCAGTCGATCGGCATCGAGGCAAGGCTCACCCTCGCCGCCGTCCCCGAGCAGGACCGCCAGGCGTTCGTGGACGGGTGGCGGCAGCTCGGCGCGACGCACATCAGCGTGAACACGATGAACCTGGGCCTGTCCCGCCCGGAGGAACATGCCGCAGTGCTCGCCGAGGTACTCCCGAAACTCACCTGAGATCGAGCCACCCAAGATGTATCTCCCGCCGCTTCCCGAGCATCCGAACAGGTAAGGGGAGTTTTCGTCAGGGGGAGAGAGGAAGGCCATGGCCTCCCAGGATGACTTCGAGAAGCGGACGTACAACTACCTGCGGCTGGCGATGATCGGAGTCCTGATCATGCTCGCGGTCGCGGTGCTGCGCGAGCACTGGAAGACGGCGTCGGACTGCTGGCAGGGATCGATCAGCGCGTACTACTACACGCCGGTGCACGCGGTGTTCATCGGTTCCCTGGTGACGATCGGCATCTGCATGATCGTCCTGAAAGGCGCAACGACCTTCAAGGACGTGCTGCTGAACCTCGGCGGCCTCCTGGCGCCGGTCGTCGCCTTCGTGCCGACGCCGAACGCGGGCAGCTGCTGGTCGGAAGCCGTCGTTTCGCGCAACGCGGAGCCGGATGTCTCGAACAACATGCTGGCGTACTTCGTAGCCGGCGGCCTGGCCCTGCTCGCCTCGGCGTACATCGGGCTGACCTCGAAAAAGAAGTGGGACTGGAAGCAGGTCGTGGGTCTGGCAACCTCGGTGCTGCTCTGGCTGGCGGGGATCATCTGGTTCGCGACCTCACGGGACGCCTTCGTCGGCAACGCGCACTACACCGCCGCCGTGCTCTTGTTCGCGGTCTTCATCGTCATCGTTTTCCTGAGCACCAGGGGTCAGCGCAATCTGCCTGCTACGCGGGCTCCCGAGCGGAAGGTGTTCACCGGCGCGTACGGCGGGATCGCGATCGCGATGTGCATCTGCCTCGCGATCGGACTGATTTGGAGGTCGTCGGCGATCCTCGTGGTCGAGACCCTTCTGCTCGTGTTGTTCGTGCTGTACTGGGTACTTCGGACTGCCGAACAGTGGCGCGCCGGCGCGGAGTCCACCGAGTCATGAACGAGGTTCTCAGCACCAAGGACCGAGTGCGGTTGTTGCCGACTGCGATGGGCCGGCTGGCCTCGACCATGGTCGGGCTGGCGGCGTACCGGCTCGGAAAGCGGGGCCTGGAGACGGCGATCCTCCCCGCCCCAGAGCCGACGTCGTGGACCTCCAGCGCCGAGGACCTTGGGCAAGACATCCTCAGCAGCGCCTTCTTCGAGCATTCGGTCAGAACGTGGCGCTTCGGGATGGCGCTGGCGCAGGCCGACGGAGCCGTCCTCGATCCGGAGTTGTTCTACGTGGCGGCGATGCTGCACGACATCGGGTTGTTCAGGCCGTTGGCCGGCAGGTGTTTCACCGCGGCCGGCGTTGCGGCTGTGCGGGAGACGGCGCCGACGGGAACTCCGGTACGGCGTATCGAGGAGGTCCAGGCAGCGATCTTCGAACACCTCGAGATTCGGAGACCGCGAGCAAAGCTGTCCTGCTACTTGCAGGCTGCGTCGCTGCTCGATGTGGCGGGGACGCGGGTCACTGCCCTCGGTCCGGAGTTCGTGCGTACGGCCTGCGCGCACCGGGCCGGGTTCCCCGCAGCGTGCAGGGACGTCTGGCGAGCGGAGTGCCGGCGATTTCCCCAGGGGAGGGCGGCGTACGCGCGTTGCGTAGGCGGCCTGTTGATCGGAACTCGGCTCAATCCTTTGCCGGACTGAGAGGGGTGTTCGCGGTGGAGCCGCGGATGGCCAGGGGGCAGGGGAGGGTTACTACCTGGGAGGGGCGGTCCGGGTCGGCGATGCGTTGGCGGAGGAGGTCGACGCCGGCTTGGACGATGCTGTGGATGGGTTGTTCCACCGAGGTGAGGTCGAAGGATTCCCACGCCGCCATTTCGGTGTTGTCGTAGCCGATCACCCAGACGTCGTCGGGGACGTGGGCGCCGATCGCGCGGGCGCCGTCGAGGATGCCGAAGGCCAGCAGGTCGGTGACCGTGTAGATCGCGGTCGGCGGCTTCTTGCGGGACAGCAGTTTCTCGGCGGCGGCGTGGCCGTCGGCGTGCGGCACGCCGACCGTGATCACGTTGCTCGGTTTGAGCTTCACGCCGGCGTCGGTCAGGGCGGCGCGGAAGCCGGCGTCGCGGTCGCGCGAGGTGTTCCCGGTCGGCGTCAGCGTCACGAGACCGATGTCGGTATGCCCCGCGTCGACGAGGTACCGGCCGGCGTCGTACGCGCCCTGCCAGTTGTCGCCGACGACCTGATCGCAGTTCAGCCCGTCGATCCCGCGGTGCAACAGCACCGTCGGGGTCCCGGACGCGAGCGCCATCGTGTGCAGCTTCGAGTCGTACGTCGCCGACGTCAGCAGGAACCCGTCGACGAGTCGCTGCTGGAGCACCTCCGCGACCGCCTCCTCGGGGTCGTGCTCGATGTTCCACAGGATCATGTGCAGGCCCATCGAGCTCAGCACCCGGCCGATCTCGTCGAGCAGCTCGGCGTGGAACGGGCTGGTCACCCGCGTCATGAACACGCCGATGGTGTCGGTCCGGCCGGTCTTCATCGCCCGGGCCAGCGCGTTCGGCGTGTAGTTCGCGTCCTTCAGCACCTGCAGGACGCGGGCCCGGGTCTCCGGGTTGACCTTCGGGTTGTTGGTGAGCACCCGCGACACGGTCGCCTGCGACACCCCGGCCAGACGCGCCAGGTCGCGACTCGTCGGTGGTCGTGTCATCTCCGCCCCCTTCGTTCGAGATGTGAACCCTACTGAAGAGTGTCACCACGGGCCGTTGACCACGCCGAAGCACCTGTGTATACGTATTCAGTAGCTAAAGTGTATACGTATTCATCCCTCGCGGATGGGAGATTCCGGTGCAGACCAACCTCTCCAACCTGAACCGCCGCAGGTTCCTCGCCGGTCTGACGGGACTGACGGCCGCCGGCCTGCTGGCCGGCTGCGGTGGCAACGGGAACGCCGGCGGTGACAAGAAGGGCCTGACCTTCCTCAACTGGGAGCAGGTGAAGGGCAACCCGCTGGAGCAGGCGATCCAGGCGTTCGAGCAGCAGTCCGGGACGCAGGTCACCATCCAGCCCGCGGTCACCACGGAGTACGACACCAAGATGCGCACCCTGATCGCCGGCGGCAGCCCGCCGGACGTGATGCGGATCAACGACGACTTCGTCCGCGGCTTCTCCCAGCAGGGCGCGCTGCTGGATCTGAAGCCCTACATCGAGAAGGACAAGCTCGACACGTCGCAGTTCGCCAAGGAGACGTTCGAGTTCCCGAAGCAGCCCGACGGCTCGCACACTGCCTGGGTGCTCGGGTACGAGCCGCGGCTGATCTTCTACAACGCCGACCTCTTCAAGCAGGCCGGCGTACCGCTGCCGCCGACGACCTGGTCGTCCGACGGCTGGACCTGGTCCGACTTCGAGGCGGCCGCGAAGAAACTCACCGACCCGGCGAAGAAGCAGTACGGCGCTCTCGTGTACCTGGACACCGGCTACGAGCAGACGTTCACCGTCAACCACGGCAGCGAGACGGGCATCTTCTCGAAGGACGGCACGCAGTTCACGCTGCCTGGTTCGAAGGAGGCCGAGGCGCTGCAATGGGCGACCGACCTGACCTGCAAGGACAAGGTGCAGCCGCCGTGGTCGGTGCTGCAGCAGGACAACGCGGAGACCCAGATGTTTGCCCAGGGCAAACTCGCGATGATGTTCGCGACCTTTGGGACGGTGCCGTACCTGCGGACCACGATCAAGGACTTCACCTGGGACGTCGCTCCGCCGCCTGCTGACGTGGAGCAGAAGACCGAGTCGAGCGTGATCGTGTTCTGCGTCCCGAAGAAGGCGAAGAACCCGGACCAGGCGTGGGAGCTGCTCAAGTACCTGGCGAGCGAGGCGGGCGGCAAGACCCTGCTCCAGGGCGGCGCCTTCACGCCGATCAACCTGAAGGCCGCGGCCGACCTGGCACCGAACGGCAAGGCTCCCGCGCATATCGGGCTGTTCGCCGAGGCGGCGAAGCACCTCACCGCGACCAACCAGACGAAGAACACGATCGGCGCCCGCGAGCTGTACCGGCCGGCGCTGGACACCGCCTACAACTGCGAGAAACCCGTCAGCGACGTGCTCCAGGGCGTCAAGTCCCAGGTGGAGAACGCCTTGAAGGGTTGATGTCGATGGCAACCGTCACGATGGCGCGCGACCGCGGCACCGTCCAGGTGGCCGACGTACGCCGGGCGCGGCGCAAGCAGAATCTCACCGGCTGGTTGTTCATCAGCCCGATCGTGGTCGGGGTGGTGGCCTTCCAGTTCTTCCCGATCCTCGTCTCGATGGCCGCGTCGCTGACCGACTGGAACGGGATCGCGGCGCCGAAGTTCGTCGGGCTGAAGAACTTCACCGACATGTTCGGCAACGATCCGTTGTTCCTGCAGACCTTCAAGAACACCGTCTACTTCACGCTGGCCAGCATCCCGTTGACGATCGGCATCGGCCTGGTGCTGGCGTTGCTGTGCGCCCGCCCGATCCGCGGCGTCGCGTTCTTCCGGACAGCGTACTTCGCGCCGTACGTGACGAACGTGGTGGCGATCGGGTTCGTCTGGTTCTGGTTCTTCCAGCCGGACAACGGGGTGATCAACGGACTGCTCGACCAGATCGGGATCCACGGCCCGCAGTGGTTGTCGAGCTCGAGCTGGGCGATGCCGGCGGTCATCATGGTCAGCGTCTGGCAGGGCATCGGGTACCCGATGATCATCCTGCTCGCGGGGCTGCAGGGCCTGCCGAACGAGTACTTCGAGTCCGCGCGGATCGACGGGGCGGGCGCGTGGCAGCGATTGCGGTACATCACGCTGCCGTTGCTGACACCGCATTTCCTGTTCCTGCTGATCACGCAGTTCATCACGTCGTTCCAGGTGTTCGGCCTGATCTACGTGATGACCAAGGGCGGGCCGGGCCACGCCACCAGCGTCTACATCTTCAACATCTACCAGAACGCGTTCAGCTACGGGAAGGTCGGCTACGCCTCGGCGATGGCGTGGATCCTCTTCGCGGTGATCGCGGCCGTCACCTACCTGCAGTGGAAGCTGCAGAAGAGGTGGGTGTTCTACACATGAGACTCGTCTCCAAGACCTCGCAGTACGTCGTGATGTCCTTGTTCGCCGTCGTTTTCCTGGCACCGCTGGTGTGGATGATCAGTGCCTCGCTGCGACCGGAGGCGAAGGTGCTGAGCGTGCCGCCGAAGTTCCTGCCGACGGACGCGCACTGGGACAACTACCGGCAGGTGTTCGAGCTGATCCCGGTGTTCCTCTGGAACAGCGTGAAACTCGCCGGGCTGAACGTGATCGGGATCCTGATCGTCGCGTCGATGGCCGGCTACGCGTTCGCGCGGCTGAGGTTCGCCGGCCGGGACGCCGCGTTCATGGTGCTGCTCGCCACCTCGATCATCCCGGGCATCGCGTACCTGATCCCGCAGTACATCGTTTTCCGGCAGATCGGGTGGGTGGACACGCAGTACCCGCTGTGGGTGCCGAAGGTGCTCACGCCGGTGTTCGCGACGTTCCTGATGCGGCAGTCGTTCCTGACCGTTCCGCAGGAGCTCGAGGACGCGGGCAAGATCGACGGGGCGTCCACGTTCGGCATCTACTGGCGGATCATGCTGCCGCAGACCAAACCGGCGCTGGCCGCGATCGGGGTGTTCACGTTCCTGGAGTCGTGGAACGACCTGTTCGGCCCGCTGATCTACATCAATTCCGAGAACCTGCAGACGCTGCCGGTGGCGCTGGCCCAGTTCCAGGGCGAGTACTTCACCCAGATCAGTCTGCTGATGTGCGGTGCGACGGTGTCCGTCGTACCGGTGATCGCCGTCTTCCTCTTTGCCCAGCGCTATTTCATCCAAGGCATCACGATGACAGGAATGAAGGGGTGAGCACCGTGCCGGACCGGCTCGTTGCCATGCAGATCGGAGCGGTTTCGTTCGTCGACGAAGGCGTCGACCAGACACTCGACATCCTGGCCGAGCGCGGCGCGGTGAACGCGCTGTTCCTGGCCACGCCGACCTGGACCCGGGGCACCGGCGGGCGGCAGATCCCGGGGCACCCGCTCCCGGACCACGGCGTTGGTGAGTACGACCTCGGCTGGGTCGGCGGGAACTACGCGACCCCGCACCCGCAGTACTACGGAAATACCGTGCTCGGCGCGGTCGGAAAAGCTCCGGAAAATCCGGAATTCGATCTGCTCGGCGAGGTGATTCCGAAGGCCCGCGAGCGCGGGATGAAGTCGTTCGCCTGGATGGAGGAGAGCGGCGGCGCGCGCGAGCTACGGACGTACCCGAACTTCGCCAAGGTCCTCGAGGTGGACGCGTGGGGCCGGCCGGGGCGGCGGCCGTGCTTCAACAACCCGGACTACCGCAACTGGCACCTCGGGTTCGTCGAGGACTACGTGCAGAGCTATCAGCTCGACGGGCTGGCCTGGTGCTCGGAGCGGCCCGGGCCGTTGAACATGCTGATGCAGGGGACGGTCGACGTCCCCGAGGTCGGTTGCTTCTGCCCGCACTGCCGGCGGATCGCCCGCGAACGGGGCATCGACGTCGATCGTGCGCTGCGCGGCTACCGCGAGCTGGTCGACTGGAACCAGCGGGTCGGCGCCGGTGAGCGCCCGGTGGACGGCGCGTTCGTGACGTTCTGGCGGATCCTGCTGAACTTCCCCGAGGTCCTGTCCTGGCAGACGTTGTGGACCGAGAGTCAGCGGCAGTTGTACCGCGACATCTATGGGGTGGCGAAGGCGATCTCGCCCGAGGTGCAGGTGGGCTGGCACGTCTACCACAACATCTCGTTCAGCCCGTTCTACCGGGCGGACCAGGACTACGCCGAGATGGCGAAGTTCTCGGACTTCATCAAGGCCGTCATCTACAACAACTGCGCGGGTCCGCGGTTCTTCACCTGGGTGAAGAGCATCTGCGGTGCGCTGTTCGCCGACGCCGAGCCGGAAGACGTCTACCCGCTGATGATGAAGTTGCTGCAGCTCGACGAAGGAGACTACGAGAAGCTGCCGCAGACCGGATTCACCGCGGACTACGTACGGCGGGAGACCGAGCGGGCCGTCGCGGGCGTCGGCGGGCAGAGCAAGATCTACCCGGGGATCGACATCGACATCCCGGTCGGGGTCGCGAAGCAGCGCGGGCTGGAGGCGCCGCGGGACCTCGGTACGAAGATCAACTGGGACGACAACGAGGGCGAGCTGACCCGCTGCACCCGGGAGTCCGTGCGAGACGCGACGCTGGCCGCGTTCGAGGGCGGCGCCGAGGGCGTCGTACTGAGCCGGAAATACTCGGAAATGCTGCTGGAGAATCTTTCCGGGGCCGGCGACGCGGTCCGGAGTCTTCCGTGAAGCCCTGGTACCGAAGGACGTTGCGGTGGGCGCAGACCAACCTCACGGAGAAGGACCCGGCGCGGTACGACGCCGAGTGGTGGCGGGAGCACTGGCGGCGTACCAAGGTCCAAGGGGTGATCGTCAACGCCGGCGGCATCGTCGCGTACTACCCGAGCAAGTTCGAGCTGCACCACCGGGCGGAGTACCTCGGCGATCGCGACCTGTACGGCGAGATCGTCGACCTGGCCCGGCAGGACGGACTGACTGTGCTCGCCCGGATGGACTCCAACCGGGCCCATCAGCCCTTGTACGACGCACACCCGGACTGGTTCGCGGTCGATGCCGACGGCAACCCCTATCGGGCCGGCCGCCTGTACGTCGCCTGCGTCACAGGCCCGTACTACAAGGACTTCCTGACCGGGATCCTCGAAGAGATCATCGAGCGCAGCGCACCGGACGGTCTGACCGACAACAGCTGGAGCGGTCTCGGACGGGACTCGATCTGCTACTGCCCGAACTGCCGCGACAGTTTCGGCCAGGAGCTGCCGGCCGCGCCGGACTGGACGGACCCGGTCTACAAGCAATGGATCCGCTGGAGTTACGACCAGCGGCTGGCGGTCTGGGACCTGAACAACGAGGTGACGCGCCGAGCGGGCGGCGCGGACTGCTTGTGGATCGGGATGAACGGGGGCGAGGTCGTTGCGCAGAGCAAGAGACTGCGGGACGACGTCGAGATCTGCAAGCGGGCGTCGATCTTCCTGCTGGACTCGCAGTGGCGGCACGAGGAGTCCGGGTTCCAGGCGAACGCCGACGCCGGAAAACGTCTGCACGGGTTGCTCGGGCCGGAAACACTGATTCCGGAAAGTACTGCGATGTACGACGCCGGCGTTCCGACGTTCCGGCTCGGGAGCAAACCCGAGCCGGAGGCGCGGATGTGGGCGATCGAAGGCTGGGCCGGCGGGATCCAGCCGTGGTGGCACCACATCGGCTCGGTGCACGACGACCGGCGGCAGTACGCGACCGCCGAGCCGCTGTTCGCCTGGCACGAGGCGCACGAGGAGTTCCTGGTCGATCGGGAGCAGGTCGCCACGGTCGGCCTGCTGTGGAGTCAGCGGAGCGTGGACTTCCACGGGCGGGACGAACCCGAGGAGGTCAGCCAGCTGCCGTACAAGGGCTGGGTGGACGCGCTGATTCGCGCCCGCATCCCGTACCTGCCCACAACCGAGGTGGACGAACGGTTCGAGGTCCTCGTCGTGCCGAACGTGGGCGTGCTGACGGATGAGCAATGCGACCAGCTGAGGACGTACAGCGGGAAGCTCGTCGTGACCGGGGAGTCGGGGCTCTACGACGAGTGGGGTGATCGCCGGGACGACTGGGTGCTGGGCGATCTGCTGGGCGTCCGGCACCAGGGCAAGCGACTCGGTGACGGGACGGTGACGGACTGGGAGAACTACGACAGCCACAGCTACCTGCGGATCGAAGACCGATCGGTTTTCGACGGTGACACCGACGTACTGCCGTTCGGCGGGCAGTTGGAGGTGGTGGAGTCCCAGGCCCGGAAAGCGTTGTCGTGGATTCCGCCGTTCCCGATCTACCCGCCGGAGAAGTCGTGGATGGAGGAGTCACGCAGCGACGTACCGGCGCTGGTCCTCGGTGAACGTACGGCGTACCTCGCGGCCGACCTGGACCGGTTGTACGCGAAGTACCACCACCCCGATCACGGACAGGTCCTCGCCAACCTCGTCCGTCACGACGGCATCCCGCTCCGCGTCGAAGGCGCCGGCGTACTGGATTGCCAGCTGTACCGGCAGGGCGACCGGCACGTGCTGCACCTGGTCAACCTCGATCAAGGCGGTGCCTGGCGTGGCCGCCTGCAAGAGCTGACACCCGCCGGCCCGTTCACGGTGAGGATCAGGGCGAGCGGATCCCGGGCGCGGCTCCTCGTCTCGGGCGGTGAGGTGGACGTGCGGGAGCAGGACGGCTGGATTACGGTCGGGGTAGACCGGATCACCGATCACGAAGTCGTAGTACTTGATTAAGGAGTTCCCTGTGGCAGTCGAGGTCACCGGCCCGATGGGCGAGCGGTACGACGAGATCCTCACCGAGCGTGCGCTCGGACTGATCGAGACGCTGCACCGTGCGTACGACGGGCGGCGGCGGGAGCTGCTCGAGCGGCGTGCGCAGCGGGTCGCGGAGATCGAGGCCGGGGCGTCGCTGGGGTTCCTGGCGGACACGAAGGACGTTCGGGACGACCCGGAGTGGCGGGTCGCTCCCGCGGCTCCGGGCCTCGTCGACCGGCGGGTGGAGATCACCGGTCCGACCGACCGGAAGATGACGATCAACGCGCTCAACTCGGGCGCCAAGGTGTGGCTGGCCGACCAGGAGGACGCGAACACGCCGACCTGGGAAAACGTTGTCGGCGGCCAGCTGAACCTGCTGGACGCGATCACCCGGCGCATCGACTTCAGCACCGACACGAAGAGCTACGCGCTGAAGCCGGACGAGGAGCTGGCGACGATCGTCGTACGGCCGCGGGGCTGGCACCTGCCGGAGAAGCACGTCCTCGTCGACGGCGAGGAGACGTCCGGCTCGCTGGTGGACTTCGCGCTCTACTTCGCGGCGGCCGCGCAGCCGCAGCTCGATCGCGGTCAGGGGCCGTACTTCTACCTGCCGAAGATGGAGTCGCACCTCGAGGCGCGGCTGTGGAACGACGTGTTCGTCACCGCCCAGGAAGCGCTCGGCATCCCGCGCGGGACGATCCGCGCGACCGTGCTGATCGAGACCTACCCGGCCGCGTTCGAGATGGAGGAGATCCTGTACGAGCTGCGCGAGCACTCGGCCGGCCTGAACGCGGGACGCTGGGACTACATGTTCAGCGTGATCAAGACGCACCGGACCCGCGGCAAGGACTTCCAGCTGCCGGACCGGAACAGCGTGACGATGACGGTGCCGTTCATGCGCGCGTACACCGAGCTGCTGGTGCGAACCTGCCACAAGCGCGGCGCACACGCGATCGGCGGGATGGCGGCGTTCATCCCGAGCAAGGACCCGGC
This Kribbella sp. NBC_00482 DNA region includes the following protein-coding sequences:
- a CDS encoding TetR/AcrR family transcriptional regulator, which codes for METVERLIRSTQELLWERGYVGTSPKAIQRAADAGQGSMYHHFTGKAELAKAAIERSGAELRAAADVQLTGEGTAAERISGYLGRERDVLRGCQVGRLAADPEVIADPELRAPVAETFEWLRSRLAEVVAEGKRTGEFPESLDPERTAATIAAVLQGGYVLARAAGSTEPFELAVQGLVDLLGAK
- a CDS encoding LLM class F420-dependent oxidoreductase; protein product: MKIGAVFPQLEIGADPNVVRDWATTVENAGYSHALAYDHVLGADPANRPGWTGYTDKSLFHEVFVLFGYLAAITTELELVTGVLVLPQRQTALVAKQAAEVDVLSGGRLRLGVGIGWNKVEYDALGVPFEKRGARLTQQVELLRRLWADPVISYDGTFDRVSEAGLNPLPGREIPIWFGGSADAVLRRTGRIGDGWMPQSPPDENARQQIAMMREAAETAGRDPQSIGIEARLTLAAVPEQDRQAFVDGWRQLGATHISVNTMNLGLSRPEEHAAVLAEVLPKLT
- a CDS encoding HD domain-containing protein, yielding MNEVLSTKDRVRLLPTAMGRLASTMVGLAAYRLGKRGLETAILPAPEPTSWTSSAEDLGQDILSSAFFEHSVRTWRFGMALAQADGAVLDPELFYVAAMLHDIGLFRPLAGRCFTAAGVAAVRETAPTGTPVRRIEEVQAAIFEHLEIRRPRAKLSCYLQAASLLDVAGTRVTALGPEFVRTACAHRAGFPAACRDVWRAECRRFPQGRAAYARCVGGLLIGTRLNPLPD
- a CDS encoding LacI family DNA-binding transcriptional regulator codes for the protein MTRPPTSRDLARLAGVSQATVSRVLTNNPKVNPETRARVLQVLKDANYTPNALARAMKTGRTDTIGVFMTRVTSPFHAELLDEIGRVLSSMGLHMILWNIEHDPEEAVAEVLQQRLVDGFLLTSATYDSKLHTMALASGTPTVLLHRGIDGLNCDQVVGDNWQGAYDAGRYLVDAGHTDIGLVTLTPTGNTSRDRDAGFRAALTDAGVKLKPSNVITVGVPHADGHAAAEKLLSRKKPPTAIYTVTDLLAFGILDGARAIGAHVPDDVWVIGYDNTEMAAWESFDLTSVEQPIHSIVQAGVDLLRQRIADPDRPSQVVTLPCPLAIRGSTANTPLSPAKD
- a CDS encoding ABC transporter substrate-binding protein, whose amino-acid sequence is MQTNLSNLNRRRFLAGLTGLTAAGLLAGCGGNGNAGGDKKGLTFLNWEQVKGNPLEQAIQAFEQQSGTQVTIQPAVTTEYDTKMRTLIAGGSPPDVMRINDDFVRGFSQQGALLDLKPYIEKDKLDTSQFAKETFEFPKQPDGSHTAWVLGYEPRLIFYNADLFKQAGVPLPPTTWSSDGWTWSDFEAAAKKLTDPAKKQYGALVYLDTGYEQTFTVNHGSETGIFSKDGTQFTLPGSKEAEALQWATDLTCKDKVQPPWSVLQQDNAETQMFAQGKLAMMFATFGTVPYLRTTIKDFTWDVAPPPADVEQKTESSVIVFCVPKKAKNPDQAWELLKYLASEAGGKTLLQGGAFTPINLKAAADLAPNGKAPAHIGLFAEAAKHLTATNQTKNTIGARELYRPALDTAYNCEKPVSDVLQGVKSQVENALKG
- a CDS encoding carbohydrate ABC transporter permease, with amino-acid sequence MATVTMARDRGTVQVADVRRARRKQNLTGWLFISPIVVGVVAFQFFPILVSMAASLTDWNGIAAPKFVGLKNFTDMFGNDPLFLQTFKNTVYFTLASIPLTIGIGLVLALLCARPIRGVAFFRTAYFAPYVTNVVAIGFVWFWFFQPDNGVINGLLDQIGIHGPQWLSSSSWAMPAVIMVSVWQGIGYPMIILLAGLQGLPNEYFESARIDGAGAWQRLRYITLPLLTPHFLFLLITQFITSFQVFGLIYVMTKGGPGHATSVYIFNIYQNAFSYGKVGYASAMAWILFAVIAAVTYLQWKLQKRWVFYT
- a CDS encoding carbohydrate ABC transporter permease, with the translated sequence MRLVSKTSQYVVMSLFAVVFLAPLVWMISASLRPEAKVLSVPPKFLPTDAHWDNYRQVFELIPVFLWNSVKLAGLNVIGILIVASMAGYAFARLRFAGRDAAFMVLLATSIIPGIAYLIPQYIVFRQIGWVDTQYPLWVPKVLTPVFATFLMRQSFLTVPQELEDAGKIDGASTFGIYWRIMLPQTKPALAAIGVFTFLESWNDLFGPLIYINSENLQTLPVALAQFQGEYFTQISLLMCGATVSVVPVIAVFLFAQRYFIQGITMTGMKG